A part of Paenibacillus sp. sptzw28 genomic DNA contains:
- a CDS encoding cellulase family glycosylhydrolase — protein sequence MFTKKFFSFFLAFSMMLSVFSVTASAQESQTMKKSKMQKYVEAMQPGWNLGNTFDALNSWGDPKVVQNAVTKDFIKEIKKQGFKSIRIPITWGEHMSGAPDYTIDPAFMDRIQQVVDWSLQEGLYVMINVHHDSWMWINKMATDHDAVLAQFNAIWTQIADRFKNHPDKLMFESVNEQSFNNADKATQINLLNELNTNFFHIVRNTGGRNATRPLVLPEIGTSPDKSYMDATLSLMKSLNDPNLIATIHYYGFWPFTSNIAGYTKFDSTSQNDVNTAFDGAYDDFVANGIPVIMGEFGLFGWDAGPGTVERGEELKFLSYALQYSKSKGITTMLWDNGTKFNRTNYTWSDPDLYAYIMQSLKGNTSTADTDLVFLKSGTTVGDATINLNLYGNQFVSLKNGNTVLALDKDYTINGSVLTIKASYLAKFATGAFGEKAVLTVGFNSGPAWQIHVKYNDTPVFSDASGTASNFAIPVSFNGDQLATMEAVYATGGNAGSNNWTSYKAFNYDFAPDYTNNTITLKPNFFTYTNDGVVNLTFHFWSGAIVKYTITKTGTIVTGSAS from the coding sequence TTGTTCACTAAAAAATTCTTTTCGTTTTTTCTGGCCTTTTCCATGATGCTGTCTGTGTTTTCCGTTACCGCTTCGGCACAAGAGTCACAAACCATGAAGAAATCCAAGATGCAGAAATACGTTGAAGCAATGCAGCCGGGTTGGAACTTGGGCAATACATTTGATGCATTGAACTCTTGGGGCGACCCGAAAGTAGTCCAAAATGCCGTAACCAAAGATTTCATTAAGGAAATAAAGAAGCAAGGCTTCAAAAGCATCCGCATTCCGATTACATGGGGCGAACATATGAGCGGCGCACCGGATTATACGATCGATCCGGCCTTTATGGACCGGATTCAGCAGGTTGTAGACTGGTCGCTTCAAGAGGGACTGTATGTCATGATCAACGTTCACCACGACTCCTGGATGTGGATCAACAAGATGGCGACGGATCATGACGCTGTATTAGCCCAATTTAATGCGATATGGACACAAATCGCCGACCGCTTCAAGAATCATCCCGACAAACTGATGTTCGAAAGCGTCAATGAACAGTCCTTCAACAACGCAGATAAGGCTACGCAAATTAACCTGCTCAACGAGTTGAATACGAATTTCTTCCATATTGTCAGAAACACGGGGGGTCGCAACGCCACTCGTCCGCTTGTACTGCCTGAAATAGGGACCAGTCCCGATAAGTCATATATGGATGCGACCCTCAGCCTTATGAAAAGTTTGAACGACCCGAATCTGATTGCTACGATCCATTATTACGGATTTTGGCCGTTCACCAGCAACATCGCGGGCTACACCAAATTTGATTCCACTTCGCAAAACGATGTCAACACAGCGTTCGATGGAGCGTACGACGACTTTGTGGCCAATGGAATTCCGGTTATTATGGGCGAATTCGGTTTGTTTGGCTGGGATGCAGGCCCGGGAACTGTCGAGCGCGGCGAGGAGTTGAAATTTTTATCGTACGCGCTCCAATACTCGAAATCAAAGGGCATTACCACCATGCTTTGGGATAACGGCACGAAATTTAACCGCACCAACTATACGTGGAGCGATCCGGACCTCTACGCTTACATCATGCAAAGCTTAAAAGGCAATACGTCTACAGCCGATACCGATCTGGTCTTCTTAAAGAGCGGAACGACGGTTGGTGACGCAACCATCAACTTGAACTTGTACGGGAATCAATTCGTCTCGCTCAAAAACGGCAACACGGTGCTGGCCCTCGACAAAGATTACACGATTAACGGCAGCGTCTTGACGATCAAAGCCAGCTACCTCGCCAAGTTTGCAACAGGCGCATTTGGAGAGAAGGCGGTTTTAACAGTCGGTTTCAATTCAGGTCCGGCTTGGCAAATCCATGTGAAATACAATGATACACCTGTATTTTCCGACGCATCGGGCACAGCCAGCAACTTTGCGATTCCAGTTTCCTTCAACGGCGACCAGTTAGCCACGATGGAAGCCGTCTACGCAACTGGCGGCAATGCGGGTTCGAATAATTGGACTTCATATAAGGCGTTCAACTATGATTTCGCGCCTGACTACACCAATAACACGATAACGCTGAAGCCGAACTTCTTCACTTATACGAATGACGGCGTAGTGAATTTGACGTTCCACTTCTGGAGCGGCGCAATCGTCAAGTACACGATCACAAAGACCGGTACGATCGTCACTGGCTCGGCTTCGTAA
- a CDS encoding serine hydrolase: protein MKLPLNVWQKGFGKSGNGQPVTTSTPFAIASLSKSITALAVMQLVEAGKINLDASITNYIPSFQMDDTRGSKITVRQLLNQTSGLTDAAFPEMAFRQQPNTLEESLARLKTVKLSSDPGQQFHYYNPNYQILAWLVEEVSQESYAEYLKRHIFQPLQMDHTVDVATTKQFTEAADNFASGHIFLYGKPVIKKEPDWFIEGAAGNISTAEDMAHWLMLQLNGGTYRGVRLLSGEGIRAMHAAPAGMNSNYGMGWVVDEHKVTHNGLLWTYYAHQVLIPESGIGVVVLFNSGLNMLVDYSSFAQGITEILEGKIPEKSYFSGWNLEIIIALLTVVTVAVGIRSLLRLRKWEEKYRKRAKWLTWLNILLAFIPLVLLISLPQVMSFIAGQRVLNWERIFLIMPSVCIWLILASLFNMVNVIRRVSRMYRIYRDIQR from the coding sequence ATGAAGTTGCCGCTCAATGTCTGGCAGAAGGGATTTGGCAAGTCAGGAAATGGGCAGCCGGTTACAACGAGCACACCTTTTGCTATTGCTTCCTTAAGTAAGTCGATCACAGCCTTAGCCGTGATGCAGTTGGTTGAGGCAGGGAAAATTAACCTGGATGCTTCAATTACGAATTATATTCCTTCCTTCCAAATGGATGACACTCGCGGTTCGAAAATTACCGTGCGGCAGCTGTTGAATCAAACAAGCGGGCTAACGGACGCTGCTTTTCCTGAAATGGCATTTCGTCAGCAGCCCAACACCTTGGAGGAATCCTTAGCCCGGTTAAAAACCGTCAAACTTTCGAGTGACCCCGGCCAGCAATTTCATTATTATAATCCCAACTATCAGATTTTGGCCTGGCTCGTGGAAGAAGTGAGTCAAGAAAGCTATGCGGAGTACTTGAAAAGGCATATCTTTCAACCTCTTCAAATGGATCACACAGTTGATGTCGCCACTACCAAGCAATTTACTGAAGCAGCCGATAATTTCGCGAGCGGACATATTTTCCTATATGGCAAACCTGTTATAAAGAAAGAACCCGATTGGTTTATAGAAGGTGCTGCGGGAAATATTTCTACAGCAGAAGATATGGCGCATTGGCTCATGCTGCAGCTTAATGGAGGAACGTATCGAGGTGTCCGGCTTCTTAGCGGCGAAGGGATCAGAGCGATGCATGCTGCCCCGGCGGGGATGAACAGTAACTACGGGATGGGATGGGTAGTTGACGAACACAAAGTTACTCATAACGGGTTATTATGGACTTACTATGCGCATCAGGTTCTGATACCCGAAAGTGGTATTGGAGTGGTCGTCTTATTCAATAGCGGTCTCAATATGCTTGTTGACTATTCTTCGTTCGCCCAGGGGATAACTGAAATACTGGAGGGGAAAATACCTGAGAAGTCCTACTTCTCCGGGTGGAACCTTGAGATTATTATTGCTCTTCTCACTGTTGTGACTGTTGCGGTCGGGATTCGCAGCCTCCTACGATTGCGCAAATGGGAGGAGAAATATAGAAAGCGTGCCAAATGGCTAACCTGGTTAAACATTTTATTGGCCTTTATTCCTCTTGTATTACTCATCTCTCTCCCGCAAGTCATGTCTTTCATTGCGGGACAAAGGGTACTGAATTGGGAACGGATTTTCTTAATTATGCCAAGTGTTTGCATATGGTTAATACTTGCATCTTTATTTAACATGGTAAATGTGATAAGACGAGTTTCACGGATGTATAGGATTTATAGGGATATCCAGAGGTAA
- a CDS encoding Gfo/Idh/MocA family protein, giving the protein MKKYKVGIVGAGGVTDLHFVGYKDHPERVEVVAICDPNPEALFARAEKYGVPQRYTNLDDFIQSSGIDVAVVCTPSPIRKQILFPLVEAGLPVFVEKPFSDSLAEAAEITEKAKQHGVPVSVNQNFRRHFPFELIKDIIAKDTIGKVTSILFTNIHFRQDAGWRLECERHALSVMGIHWFDGFRLILGSDAKSIVCQNRSSSAIDCIGETDATVQVVFENNTVATYVQSFSSTFGKTEMIVIGDTGTLVTGHGKVDLYRKDDKAPSQSWENNVSREVATYEGLEQLLVSLETGVEAPNSSQDNLKTITMLDSAYVSAKEQRIVQLKHGIGV; this is encoded by the coding sequence ATGAAAAAGTACAAGGTGGGTATTGTAGGCGCAGGCGGCGTCACCGATTTACATTTCGTAGGCTACAAGGATCATCCGGAGCGTGTCGAAGTTGTGGCGATCTGCGATCCGAATCCCGAAGCGCTGTTTGCGAGAGCCGAGAAATATGGGGTACCTCAGCGGTATACGAACCTTGACGATTTTATCCAAAGCAGCGGTATAGATGTTGCTGTTGTCTGCACGCCATCTCCGATCCGTAAGCAAATTCTGTTTCCTCTCGTCGAAGCGGGATTGCCGGTATTCGTTGAGAAGCCTTTCTCCGACTCGCTGGCCGAAGCGGCGGAAATCACCGAGAAAGCGAAGCAGCACGGCGTACCGGTATCCGTCAACCAGAACTTCAGACGGCATTTCCCGTTCGAGCTGATCAAGGATATCATCGCGAAAGACACCATAGGCAAGGTGACGTCGATTTTGTTTACCAATATCCACTTCAGGCAGGATGCGGGTTGGCGGCTCGAATGCGAGCGGCATGCACTGTCCGTTATGGGGATCCATTGGTTTGACGGCTTCAGACTGATTCTCGGCTCGGACGCCAAATCCATCGTGTGCCAGAACCGCTCCTCTTCGGCTATCGATTGTATCGGGGAAACAGACGCCACCGTACAGGTCGTATTCGAGAATAATACGGTTGCAACTTATGTTCAAAGCTTCTCCTCCACATTCGGGAAAACGGAAATGATCGTTATCGGCGATACCGGCACGCTCGTCACCGGTCACGGCAAGGTCGATTTGTACCGGAAAGACGACAAAGCGCCGTCGCAAAGCTGGGAGAACAACGTGTCAAGAGAAGTAGCCACCTATGAAGGGTTGGAGCAGCTGCTCGTTTCACTGGAGACAGGCGTGGAAGCGCCGAACAGCTCGCAGGATAATTTGAAAACGATAACGATGCTGGATTCAGCTTATGTTTCGGCGAAGGAGCAAAGGATCGTTCAATTAAAGCACGGTATCGGAGTATAA
- a CDS encoding ABC transporter permease subunit has translation MNVRTSVLQSSATAVKKSKSRTLLSDVRRDKYLYMLVIPGVLFFIIFKYIPMWGIIIAFQEYSPYLGVLKSEWVGLDHFIRFFSNPDFTLLFRNTMMISLLNLLFFFPLPIILSLLLNELNNQGFKRVIQSIVYLPHFLSWVIIVGISFLLLSESSGIINKMMMSVGLPKYDFLTNTDTFWGLLVLQNIWKESGWGTIIILAAITAVDPQLYEAAKIDGAGRWGQMWNVTLPAIRSVIIVLLILRLGHIMDVGFEQVFLMNNGAVAKYADVFETYVYRNGIQSGQFSYSTAVGLFKSLVGLILVVMANRFAKRIGEDGVY, from the coding sequence GTGAACGTTCGAACTTCCGTTCTGCAGTCGTCGGCAACGGCTGTTAAAAAAAGCAAATCTCGTACTCTGCTATCGGATGTAAGACGGGATAAATATTTGTATATGCTGGTCATTCCAGGTGTGCTCTTTTTTATCATCTTCAAATACATTCCGATGTGGGGAATCATCATCGCGTTTCAGGAATACTCGCCTTACCTCGGCGTCCTGAAGAGCGAATGGGTAGGTCTTGACCATTTCATCCGGTTCTTCTCGAACCCGGATTTCACGCTGCTGTTCCGCAATACGATGATGATCAGCTTGCTGAACCTTCTCTTCTTCTTTCCTTTGCCCATTATATTGTCCTTGCTCCTAAATGAACTGAATAATCAGGGGTTCAAAAGAGTCATTCAATCGATCGTATATCTTCCGCACTTCTTATCATGGGTTATTATTGTCGGTATTTCGTTTCTGCTGCTCTCGGAATCCTCGGGAATTATCAATAAGATGATGATGTCCGTCGGACTGCCGAAATACGATTTTCTGACCAATACCGATACGTTCTGGGGGCTTCTGGTGCTGCAGAACATATGGAAAGAAAGCGGCTGGGGGACGATCATTATTCTGGCGGCCATTACCGCGGTTGACCCGCAATTGTACGAGGCAGCCAAGATCGACGGGGCGGGCCGGTGGGGGCAGATGTGGAATGTAACTCTTCCCGCTATCCGAAGCGTTATCATCGTGCTGCTCATATTAAGACTCGGCCATATCATGGATGTCGGATTCGAACAGGTCTTTCTGATGAATAACGGCGCTGTCGCCAAGTATGCGGACGTATTCGAAACCTACGTATACCGCAACGGGATACAGAGCGGACAATTCAGCTACAGTACGGCAGTCGGATTGTTTAAATCGTTAGTAGGCCTTATTCTCGTCGTGATGGCAAACAGGTTCGCCAAGCGGATCGGCGAGGACGGCGTCTATTAG
- a CDS encoding carbohydrate ABC transporter permease, producing the protein MKESFGSRLFNSANILLLALIGIVTVFPLYYVFVVSFTQPHEYLQKSGFVLFPQSWTLASYEYLLNTSAFKNAMLVSIFLATVGTGLSLFFTAAMAFGVSRKRLRGRKIIMMMVLLSILFNPGIIPNYLVVRDLGLINSIWSLIIPVLISGWNIILMKSFFDSIPVELEEAAMIDGSNDMGTFFRIVIPLSAPALAAFGLFYAVGYWNTFFNAVLFINDYTKVPLQIVLRNMLIDSEMSTGGAAAAEMISDKQIPSQTLKMAAVVIATFPILIVYPFLQKHFAKGVMLGSVKG; encoded by the coding sequence ATGAAGGAGAGCTTTGGAAGCAGGCTGTTTAATTCGGCGAACATACTTCTGTTGGCACTGATAGGCATTGTTACTGTATTCCCTTTGTATTACGTGTTTGTAGTCTCTTTCACACAGCCGCACGAATACCTGCAGAAGAGCGGCTTTGTACTGTTTCCGCAGAGCTGGACGCTCGCCTCTTACGAGTATTTGCTGAACACCTCAGCGTTCAAGAACGCGATGCTGGTGAGTATTTTTCTGGCAACGGTCGGAACGGGCTTGAGCTTGTTTTTCACGGCGGCTATGGCTTTCGGGGTATCTCGAAAGAGACTCAGAGGCAGAAAAATCATTATGATGATGGTGCTGCTGAGCATCTTGTTCAATCCGGGCATCATCCCGAATTACCTGGTTGTGCGCGACCTTGGGCTGATTAACAGTATATGGTCGCTTATTATTCCGGTGCTGATCAGCGGGTGGAACATCATTCTTATGAAAAGCTTCTTCGACAGCATACCGGTAGAACTCGAGGAGGCCGCCATGATTGACGGCTCCAATGATATGGGTACTTTCTTCCGTATCGTGATTCCATTGTCCGCGCCTGCACTGGCGGCATTCGGGCTGTTCTACGCGGTAGGTTATTGGAACACGTTCTTTAATGCGGTCCTGTTCATTAATGACTATACCAAAGTGCCTTTGCAGATTGTGCTGAGGAACATGCTGATCGATTCGGAGATGTCCACGGGAGGAGCCGCAGCAGCGGAAATGATCTCGGATAAGCAGATTCCGTCGCAGACGCTTAAGATGGCTGCGGTCGTTATCGCCACCTTCCCGATCCTCATCGTCTATCCGTTCCTTCAAAAACATTTCGCCAAGGGCGTTATGCTGGGCTCGGTCAAAGGTTGA
- a CDS encoding extracellular solute-binding protein, with product MKRAITQVSAAALLAVTVLTSACSSSQEAADAEGGKDSPTTISILSNFSIAQPPAADSPITKEFEKRTNTKLDITWSSDNGFNDKLNVLLASGDLPDLIKLPDTTSIPQFRTMVKQGAFWDLTPFISDYKNLMETPQPIWDKTKIDGKNYVVPIVRPLEGGGTFAIRRDWLDKLGLQMPTTMDELYEVMKAFKEKQPDGQKDTYGYTMRVNGLIDNAFTGSNGKWKLVDGKLIDVTLEPTSRDAILYKKKLYDEGLIPPDFSVMKDDQYWDLATSGRAGLTGETIEALWRWTYDQWKRDPKVTWEPMVSIDAGQGQFNGQNSGFIGVAAIPKKVPEAKVKKILALLDYGASEEGSTLSQYGIEGVHYKKEDGFFVTNEQSVKDSVGTGSFGKLFMKYDPYMYAFAPGMPKEVFERNKKIIDAKSKLSTPNPAVGLVSETDQKVGADYNKKIGDLKTQIIMGKASIDEWDKLVTELKQDSTYLKIIEEMNAAYKARMGTQ from the coding sequence GTGAAGAGAGCAATAACGCAAGTTTCGGCGGCAGCGCTGCTGGCGGTAACTGTTTTGACAAGTGCTTGCTCCAGCTCCCAGGAAGCAGCGGATGCGGAAGGCGGGAAGGATTCTCCTACGACGATTTCGATCTTGAGCAATTTCTCGATCGCGCAGCCGCCTGCCGCCGATAGTCCGATTACGAAGGAATTCGAGAAAAGGACAAACACGAAGCTCGATATCACATGGAGCTCGGATAACGGGTTTAACGACAAGCTGAATGTGCTGCTGGCTTCCGGCGATCTTCCCGATCTCATCAAGCTGCCGGATACGACTTCCATTCCTCAGTTCAGGACGATGGTGAAGCAGGGCGCGTTCTGGGACCTCACGCCTTTTATCAGCGATTATAAGAACCTGATGGAAACACCCCAGCCAATTTGGGACAAAACGAAGATTGACGGTAAAAATTACGTCGTGCCTATTGTACGGCCTTTGGAGGGCGGGGGCACATTCGCGATTCGCCGGGATTGGCTGGATAAATTGGGTCTCCAAATGCCGACGACGATGGATGAATTGTATGAAGTCATGAAAGCTTTTAAAGAGAAACAGCCGGACGGACAGAAGGATACGTATGGTTATACGATGCGTGTGAACGGTTTGATCGATAACGCGTTCACAGGCTCTAACGGCAAATGGAAGCTGGTCGACGGCAAGCTGATTGACGTGACATTGGAACCGACTTCGCGGGACGCCATCCTCTACAAGAAGAAATTGTACGATGAAGGGCTTATTCCGCCGGACTTCTCGGTCATGAAAGACGATCAGTACTGGGATTTGGCGACAAGCGGCAGGGCCGGATTGACAGGGGAAACGATTGAAGCCTTATGGCGCTGGACATATGATCAATGGAAGCGGGACCCTAAGGTAACATGGGAGCCGATGGTTTCCATCGATGCAGGCCAAGGTCAGTTCAACGGGCAAAATTCAGGCTTTATCGGCGTGGCCGCCATTCCGAAGAAGGTCCCGGAAGCAAAGGTGAAGAAGATTCTGGCACTCCTCGATTACGGAGCGTCGGAGGAAGGCAGCACTTTATCCCAATACGGGATTGAAGGCGTGCACTATAAGAAGGAAGACGGATTTTTCGTGACGAACGAGCAATCGGTCAAGGATAGTGTCGGGACAGGATCCTTCGGCAAGCTGTTCATGAAGTATGACCCATATATGTATGCTTTCGCCCCGGGAATGCCGAAGGAAGTATTCGAACGCAATAAGAAAATTATCGATGCCAAGTCCAAACTGAGCACGCCTAACCCGGCAGTAGGATTGGTATCTGAGACGGATCAGAAGGTTGGGGCCGACTACAATAAGAAGATCGGCGATTTGAAGACTCAAATTATTATGGGCAAAGCCAGCATAGATGAATGGGATAAACTCGTGACCGAGCTGAAGCAGGACAGCACTTATCTGAAAATTATCGAAGAAATGAATGCAGCTTATAAAGCGCGCATGGGGACCCAGTAA
- a CDS encoding cupin domain-containing protein, with the protein MATITDLRKQDPQRMFEQDWGRIQWLCGRDIDADSEMTFGMVYIHAGQANPRHVHPNCEEIIFILSGECDHTLGDETYHLEPGMMLRIPRNVPHNATTTSWEPCRMIIAYSSPDRQTIGE; encoded by the coding sequence ATGGCTACCATTACGGACCTCAGGAAACAGGATCCGCAGCGAATGTTTGAACAGGATTGGGGAAGAATTCAGTGGCTCTGCGGCCGGGATATCGATGCGGACAGCGAAATGACGTTCGGCATGGTCTATATCCATGCGGGTCAAGCGAACCCGAGACACGTTCATCCGAATTGCGAAGAGATCATTTTTATCCTGTCGGGTGAATGCGATCATACTTTGGGTGACGAAACCTATCATCTGGAGCCCGGCATGATGCTGCGCATTCCGCGTAATGTACCTCATAATGCTACGACAACAAGCTGGGAGCCGTGCAGAATGATCATCGCTTATTCGTCACCGGACCGTCAAACGATCGGAGAGTAG
- a CDS encoding sugar phosphate isomerase/epimerase has translation MSIKLAFSRPTSISEEQTLLFEQYRTTGYDGLQLKWGQYSPYLNEPERFKEQWGHLSGVGSALIAGGSLDETNVELLRSIYRFAAGIGTEMIVFCHGIARADVTADDIRRYADVLSELGLEAQQHGIKLSLHHHHNNPVMYREDFDIFYDRAKQGAVGLTVDTAHLVKSGVEDVAEIIRSFRPVIDNFHLKDFEQGEWKVLGHGAIPFDPIFQAIRDIGYSGWVSADEESGSGVLEGMQDCYAYMRNGLK, from the coding sequence ATGAGTATTAAGCTGGCTTTCTCCCGGCCGACTTCCATATCCGAGGAGCAGACGCTGCTATTTGAACAATACAGAACGACCGGATACGACGGGCTGCAGCTCAAGTGGGGGCAATATTCCCCTTATTTGAACGAGCCGGAACGGTTCAAGGAACAATGGGGTCACCTGTCAGGAGTAGGCTCGGCGCTCATTGCAGGCGGCAGTCTGGATGAGACGAATGTGGAGCTGCTGCGCAGCATATATCGTTTTGCAGCGGGCATCGGCACAGAGATGATCGTCTTCTGCCATGGGATTGCAAGAGCGGATGTGACGGCGGATGATATTCGCCGGTATGCTGATGTCCTTTCGGAGCTTGGGCTTGAAGCGCAGCAGCACGGCATCAAACTCTCGCTCCATCATCATCACAATAATCCTGTGATGTACCGAGAGGATTTTGACATTTTCTACGATCGCGCCAAGCAAGGGGCAGTCGGATTGACCGTGGATACCGCCCATTTGGTGAAATCCGGCGTCGAGGATGTGGCGGAGATCATTCGCAGCTTCCGTCCCGTGATCGATAATTTCCATCTGAAGGATTTCGAGCAGGGGGAGTGGAAGGTGCTTGGCCATGGAGCGATCCCGTTCGATCCTATTTTTCAGGCGATACGGGATATCGGCTACAGCGGCTGGGTCTCGGCGGACGAGGAAAGCGGCAGCGGCGTGCTCGAAGGTATGCAGGATTGCTACGCTTATATGAGAAATGGCTTGAAGTAA
- a CDS encoding Tm-1-like ATP-binding domain-containing protein, producing the protein MGKKAVLIGALDTKGEEFRFVKNTIEACGHATLIIDTGVIGDPLFQPDVPADEVAAAGGSSLEELRRGNDRGTAVAVMTRGAAKIAAELEREGVIGGAFGMGGTAGTTVASAALQALPIGIPKLLVSTVASGNTRPYVGVKDIMMMYSVVDIAGINKLSRRILSNAAYALAGMIRETGKEEEAVDDRTTLGITMFGVTTPCATRVREALEKKGYDLLVFHATGTGGMAMEELIKAGYIKGVADITTTELADELVGGIFSAGPNRLEAAGQSGIPQVVSIGALDMVNFGPPETVPDKFKDRVFYQHNPTTTLMRTTVDENRVLGRILAGKLNESAAPTVVVFPKGGVSLLDVTAKPFEGIEERQALYEEIRQHLKADIPLIEMEQDINDPAVADMISDQLLKLLEHSKEG; encoded by the coding sequence ATGGGGAAAAAGGCGGTTCTGATCGGGGCCCTTGACACGAAGGGAGAGGAATTCCGCTTCGTCAAGAATACGATCGAAGCATGCGGTCATGCGACATTGATCATAGATACGGGGGTGATCGGGGATCCTCTCTTCCAGCCTGATGTGCCGGCGGATGAGGTGGCCGCAGCAGGAGGTTCAAGCTTGGAAGAGCTGCGAAGGGGGAATGATCGCGGCACAGCGGTTGCTGTCATGACCCGTGGCGCTGCGAAGATCGCTGCCGAACTTGAGCGCGAGGGAGTCATCGGAGGAGCGTTCGGAATGGGAGGGACGGCCGGTACGACCGTTGCATCGGCCGCCCTGCAGGCGCTTCCGATCGGTATTCCGAAGCTGCTGGTATCAACGGTTGCTTCCGGAAATACTCGTCCCTATGTGGGCGTGAAAGATATTATGATGATGTACTCGGTTGTCGATATCGCGGGCATTAACAAGCTTTCACGAAGAATATTGAGCAATGCCGCTTACGCCCTGGCGGGGATGATCCGGGAAACAGGGAAGGAAGAAGAAGCCGTCGACGATAGAACGACGCTTGGCATAACGATGTTCGGCGTCACGACCCCCTGCGCGACTCGGGTACGCGAAGCTCTTGAGAAGAAGGGATACGACCTGCTTGTATTCCACGCGACGGGCACGGGCGGAATGGCGATGGAGGAACTGATCAAAGCCGGTTACATCAAGGGCGTAGCCGATATTACAACGACGGAGCTCGCGGACGAACTGGTAGGCGGCATATTCAGCGCCGGTCCGAACCGTCTGGAAGCGGCCGGTCAGTCCGGCATTCCTCAGGTGGTGTCAATCGGTGCGCTCGATATGGTTAATTTCGGTCCGCCGGAGACGGTTCCGGATAAGTTTAAGGACAGAGTGTTCTATCAGCATAACCCGACAACGACACTGATGAGAACGACCGTGGATGAGAACCGCGTGCTGGGGCGCATTCTTGCAGGGAAGCTGAATGAAAGCGCTGCTCCGACGGTTGTCGTTTTCCCGAAAGGCGGAGTATCCTTGCTCGATGTGACAGCCAAGCCGTTCGAGGGCATAGAGGAACGGCAGGCGTTATATGAGGAGATCAGGCAGCATCTGAAGGCGGACATTCCGTTGATCGAGATGGAGCAGGATATTAACGATCCTGCGGTAGCCGATATGATATCTGACCAGCTGCTTAAGCTGCTGGAGCATAGTAAGGAAGGATAG
- a CDS encoding phosphoenolpyruvate hydrolase family protein — MAISRREIVQNLRSQLENGRFIVGAGAGTGLSAKCAEAGGVDMIIIYNSGRYRMAGRGSLAGLMPYGDANQIVMDMGGEVLPIVQNTPVLAGVCGTDPFRLMDVYLKQLKGMGFSGVQNFPTVGLIDGVFRQNLEETGMGYHLEVDMIRKAHELDLLTTPYVFNEEDAINMAKAGADVLVAHVGLTTKGSIGAKTALTLDESAVLVQKIHDAGKSVNPDILVICHGGPISEPEDVEYVLGRTSGVVGFFGASSIERLPTEVAITEQVRRFKKLMK; from the coding sequence ATGGCGATATCAAGGCGGGAAATAGTGCAAAACCTTCGCTCACAGCTGGAAAATGGGCGTTTTATCGTAGGGGCCGGAGCCGGAACCGGACTGTCGGCGAAGTGCGCGGAAGCGGGCGGCGTCGATATGATCATTATTTACAATTCGGGCCGCTACCGGATGGCCGGACGGGGATCTTTGGCCGGCTTGATGCCTTACGGCGATGCCAACCAAATCGTAATGGATATGGGCGGCGAAGTGCTGCCCATCGTGCAGAACACCCCGGTGCTTGCCGGAGTATGCGGTACAGATCCTTTCAGGCTGATGGATGTTTATCTCAAGCAGCTCAAGGGGATGGGATTCTCGGGCGTGCAAAATTTCCCCACCGTCGGCCTGATTGACGGTGTTTTCAGACAAAACCTCGAAGAAACGGGTATGGGCTATCACCTGGAAGTGGATATGATCCGTAAAGCCCACGAACTGGATTTATTGACTACTCCGTACGTATTCAATGAAGAGGATGCCATTAATATGGCCAAAGCTGGAGCGGACGTATTGGTCGCTCATGTTGGACTGACCACCAAAGGCAGCATCGGCGCCAAGACCGCTTTGACACTAGACGAATCAGCCGTTCTGGTGCAGAAAATTCACGATGCGGGCAAATCGGTTAATCCTGATATTCTGGTAATTTGCCACGGCGGCCCTATCTCGGAGCCGGAAGATGTCGAATATGTGCTGGGCCGCACGAGCGGCGTTGTCGGATTTTTCGGGGCTTCGAGCATTGAGCGCCTGCCTACGGAGGTAGCCATTACCGAGCAGGTAAGAAGATTTAAGAAGCTGATGAAATAA